A stretch of the Aspergillus puulaauensis MK2 DNA, chromosome 6, nearly complete sequence genome encodes the following:
- a CDS encoding GNAT family N-acetyltransferase (COG:S;~EggNog:ENOG410PSYF;~InterPro:IPR016181,IPR000182;~PFAM:PF13508,PF13673,PF08445,PF00583;~go_function: GO:0008080 - N-acetyltransferase activity [Evidence IEA]) has translation MACNTDFSIFRISKTEHVATSARKYRTLRLDALAASPASFASTQEIESAFTNEEWIRSITSPERETFICAATSLPGPMNMSWVGQVTLLGPLSQEPLPENHTGTSESVVSGHGDGDGDERWQMLSLFTFPEYRGQGLGVKLCQEVIQFVKGYRSRPETAQLDLIVKAKNTPAIRLYERLGFRHVRRCTLVEALVANGDGHLLPPDRSAPKYTELTGLVMRMVISRQ, from the coding sequence ATGGCATGCAATACCGATTTTTCTATTTTCCGCATCTCTAAAACCGAGCATGTTGCCACCTCTGCCCGCAAATACCGAACCCTCCGACTAGACGCCTTAGCAGCCTCTCCAGCGTCTTTCGCTTCCACGCAGGAGATCGAGTCGGCATTCACCAATGAGGAATGGATACGAAGCATAACCAGTCCCGAACGAGAAACGTTCATTTGCGCCGCCACATCTCTTCCAGGTCCTATGAACATGAGCTGGGTTGGTCAAGTCACCCTGCTCGGGCCCCTATCCCAAGAGCCGTTGCCAGAAAACCACACCGGTACATCAGAGAGCGTTGTCTCAGGAcacggcgacggcgacggtgaCGAACGCTGGCAGATGCTCAGCCTGTTCACATTCCCTGAATACAGGGGCCAGGGCCTCGGAGTGAAGCTATGCCAGGAGGTCATCCAATTCGTCAAAGGTTATCGATCTCGCCCTGAGACTGCTCAACTTGACCTCATTGTCAAGGCGAAGAATACCCCTGCGATTCGGCTTTATGAGAGGCTGGGATTCCGGCATGTTAGACGGTGTACTCTTGTTGAGGCGCTGGTTGCGAATGGGGACGGTCATCTGTTACCGCCGGACAGGAGTGCGCCTAAGTATACAGAGCTGACTGGACTGGTTATGAGAATGGTGATTTCGCGTCAATGA